From the genome of Vicia villosa cultivar HV-30 ecotype Madison, WI linkage group LG2, Vvil1.0, whole genome shotgun sequence, one region includes:
- the LOC131650916 gene encoding uncharacterized mitochondrial protein AtMg01250-like, with product MRFGDRWMRWMEGCVFSKSLSVLVNGTTNKDFRVEKGLRQGDPLSPFLFVLAMEVLTTLVKKSKEVGEFRGFKINGEKEVDILQFADDTIILAEGETANLWSVKVILRGFELMSGSRINFHKSNLYGINVDQWFMEAASTFLSCKVGLLPFKFLGVRVGEILGSL from the coding sequence ATGAGGTTTGGGGATCGTTGGATGAGGTGGATGGAAGGATGCGTTTTCTCTAAGTCCTTATCCGTTCTTGTTAACGGTACCACTAATAAGGATTTTAGAGTGGAGAAAGGCCTTAGACAAGGGGATCCTCTCTCCCCTTTCTTGTTTGTTCTAGCCATGGAGGTCCTTACGACTTTAGTGAAGAAATCCAAAGAAGTGGGAGAATTTCGTGGGTTTAAGATAAATGGAGAGAAAGAAGTGGATATCTTACAATTCGCAGACGACACGATTATTCTAGCCGAGGGAGAAACCGCTAATTTGTGGAGTGTGAAGGTTATTCTAAGAGGTTTTGAATTGATGTCCGGTTCCCGCATTAATTTTCACAAGAGTAACCTTTACGGTATTAACGTTGATCAATGGTTTATGGAAGCCGCTTCAACCTTTCTATCTTGTAAAGTCGGTTTGTTACCATTTAAATTTCTTGGTGTGAGAGTGGGGGAGATCCTAGGAAGCTTGTGA